In Synechococcus sp. CB0101, a genomic segment contains:
- a CDS encoding zinc-ribbon domain-containing protein, with translation MLARLSPEEFVRRLAQRFPRIEALSDYVTAKEKISLRCKACSHEWQATPDNLLRGVKYGCPKCALAARNEEWKAEIRKWLRKHRPDVKLIGELTTHRGKTLFQCTDEQCLHKWETTFRSLKTAATGCPQCAIRRNAESKRLPEDEFRKWLKENRPFVHLLEYTSQSEPATFRCLNPNHESSFREWTTIPEVIRLQGRGLQGCPDCGWTANGKQFLVSEQEKRQWMEEKKPSIRMGDDYIDTKTPCTFSCLVCEYEWKTSIAVFTNNDAGCPRCSGVARVTEEDFLERLEKVSKGGIKMMGAYHGYGHKTQFQCQLPSCLHIWSIQPVRLTCSSPTGCPSCTPVGFNQGKDAWLYLMARPGEQQIGITNVPVSRLSTHRRDGWTLLELRGPAPGSMVLEVESSLKRWLSSNFDLVEGRRENWSTVDLRVDSLNELASMASISLSTLGGRQKIDF, from the coding sequence ATGCTTGCTCGACTTTCTCCTGAGGAGTTTGTGAGGCGCCTTGCGCAAAGGTTTCCTCGGATCGAAGCCCTGAGTGATTACGTCACGGCAAAAGAAAAGATTAGTCTGCGCTGTAAAGCATGCTCCCATGAATGGCAAGCCACCCCTGATAACCTTCTGCGTGGTGTCAAGTATGGATGCCCAAAGTGTGCGTTAGCTGCGCGGAACGAAGAATGGAAAGCAGAAATACGGAAATGGCTCAGAAAGCATCGCCCCGATGTCAAGCTGATTGGTGAGCTGACAACCCATCGGGGCAAGACGCTTTTTCAGTGCACTGATGAACAGTGCCTGCATAAGTGGGAAACGACATTCAGGTCACTCAAAACGGCTGCGACGGGCTGCCCGCAGTGCGCTATCAGGCGCAATGCAGAGAGTAAGCGCCTGCCCGAGGATGAGTTTCGTAAATGGCTAAAGGAAAATCGCCCTTTCGTGCATCTACTGGAATACACGTCGCAATCGGAGCCTGCCACCTTTCGTTGCCTTAATCCAAATCATGAGTCTTCGTTTCGAGAATGGACCACCATTCCCGAGGTAATTCGCTTGCAGGGCAGGGGGCTTCAGGGTTGCCCGGATTGTGGGTGGACTGCAAATGGCAAGCAGTTCTTGGTGTCAGAGCAGGAGAAGAGGCAATGGATGGAGGAGAAAAAGCCGAGCATCCGAATGGGGGATGATTACATTGATACCAAGACGCCCTGCACGTTTAGCTGTCTCGTGTGCGAGTACGAGTGGAAGACTAGTATTGCCGTTTTTACTAATAACGATGCGGGGTGCCCACGATGCTCGGGAGTGGCTCGCGTCACGGAGGAAGACTTCCTTGAGCGTTTAGAAAAGGTCTCCAAGGGGGGCATCAAAATGATGGGTGCTTATCATGGGTATGGGCATAAAACCCAGTTTCAGTGTCAGCTTCCTTCGTGCCTGCACATCTGGAGTATTCAACCTGTTCGCCTTACGTGTTCTAGTCCAACAGGTTGCCCCTCCTGTACTCCCGTTGGATTTAACCAGGGAAAGGATGCCTGGCTCTATTTGATGGCGCGTCCTGGAGAGCAGCAAATTGGAATAACCAATGTCCCTGTCAGTCGTCTCTCGACTCATCGTAGGGACGGCTGGACGTTACTCGAATTGCGTGGACCAGCGCCAGGTTCAATGGTTTTGGAAGTTGAGAGTTCTTTGAAAAGATGGCTTTCATCTAACTTTGACTTGGTTGAGGGAAGGCGGGAAAACTGGTCGACAG
- a CDS encoding DUF563 domain-containing protein: MSAISEAWPLLDRGKPHHALGIWREQLLQSHRCLAYIEAAHQALPQDPLAEQRSLVLRLLAQLQAGVPGEAEISLLGQVLRGWAALCLDHAPGRSLQLLERAWACGSDPQLDQQLADLYARQGLAAGAHALAVPQPHQPPWPQRHCAGLHCQPCSSALAANPLPEEPDLQIHALEHGRIWIERHVQLGQTHGVAVAQADGRLIPALVRRYPWHWPDCRVEAQHQLQVLALMAHPHHRPASALQFEGPVLAVADLSAELYYHAQLELMPRLGRAWQQLSAHYPGLRLWHNGGSTPWIREALHHLGIPADRQLCAHRHPHLQACELLVPTYTSSFGRPGVRSLHWLRRFWGAISERLPQADTRGMGVFLSRSPEQRRPLLQHQRWLLALPKLGLQSPSLGRSVAQQLRALECTERVVMAHGGAMANLLLMPRGSELIELMNPGYQPPYSASLLASANQRQRRCLGAATPPILQDLLYAGPLEWPIDLEPSALSAL, from the coding sequence GTGAGTGCAATATCCGAGGCATGGCCACTGCTCGACCGCGGCAAGCCCCACCATGCCCTTGGCATCTGGCGCGAGCAGTTGCTGCAGAGCCACCGTTGCCTCGCCTACATCGAGGCAGCTCATCAGGCCTTACCCCAAGACCCCCTCGCTGAGCAGCGCAGCCTGGTGCTGCGCCTGCTTGCGCAGCTGCAGGCTGGTGTCCCCGGCGAGGCAGAGATCAGCTTGTTGGGCCAGGTGTTGCGCGGTTGGGCTGCGCTCTGCCTCGACCATGCACCGGGGCGGTCGTTGCAGCTCCTCGAGCGGGCCTGGGCCTGCGGCTCTGATCCACAACTCGATCAGCAGTTGGCGGATCTCTATGCGCGCCAGGGCCTTGCGGCGGGGGCCCATGCCCTAGCGGTGCCCCAGCCACATCAGCCCCCTTGGCCGCAGCGTCACTGCGCTGGCTTGCATTGCCAGCCCTGCTCCTCTGCCTTAGCGGCGAATCCGCTACCGGAGGAGCCCGATCTGCAGATTCATGCCCTCGAGCACGGCCGCATCTGGATTGAACGCCATGTGCAGCTGGGCCAGACCCATGGTGTGGCGGTTGCCCAGGCCGATGGTCGCCTCATCCCGGCCCTCGTGCGCCGCTACCCGTGGCATTGGCCCGATTGCCGCGTTGAGGCGCAACATCAGTTGCAGGTTTTGGCCTTGATGGCCCACCCCCATCACCGGCCCGCTTCAGCGCTTCAGTTCGAGGGCCCGGTGTTGGCGGTGGCGGACCTCTCCGCAGAGTTGTACTACCACGCACAGCTTGAGTTGATGCCGCGGCTGGGGCGCGCCTGGCAGCAATTGAGTGCCCACTACCCAGGCTTGCGGCTCTGGCATAACGGCGGTTCAACGCCTTGGATCCGCGAGGCCCTTCACCATTTAGGCATTCCCGCCGATCGACAACTGTGTGCCCACCGACATCCCCACCTGCAGGCGTGTGAGCTGTTGGTGCCCACCTACACCTCCTCGTTTGGCCGTCCGGGTGTGCGCAGCCTTCATTGGTTGCGAAGGTTTTGGGGCGCCATCAGCGAGCGGCTTCCTCAGGCAGACACCCGTGGCATGGGTGTGTTTCTTTCGCGATCACCGGAACAGCGCCGCCCCCTACTGCAACACCAGCGCTGGTTACTCGCCTTACCCAAGCTTGGCCTCCAAAGCCCGAGCCTCGGCCGCAGCGTGGCTCAGCAGCTCCGTGCCTTGGAGTGCACCGAGCGGGTGGTGATGGCGCACGGCGGCGCGATGGCGAACTTGTTGCTGATGCCGAGGGGTTCGGAGTTGATCGAACTGATGAATCCCGGTTACCAGCCGCCCTACAGCGCCAGCCTGCTCGCCAGCGCCAACCAGCGCCAGCGCCGTTGCCTGGGTGCAGCCACCCCGCCAATCCTTCAAGACCTGCTCTATGCGGGTCCTCTGGAGTGGCCGATTGATCTGGAACCCTCGGCCTTGTCAGCCCTGTGA
- a CDS encoding tetratricopeptide repeat protein, whose translation MAVPFYRQVIALLMGPENVSLPAAVVQAEDQPSVIAEAVVRETGLSGELEATQASTSDEAPAELNRQLEAIVAQLQPNTSAEAAAALAELSERWGQPNDALLAAQAKAALLQGELEVALEHFEQALELNPHSVHHRLNAASAHLASGCHQVCLTLLEPLVGQQAVMNELGVLGSFRNNWILAQLADQNIEAASEALAQWLGDQPGSVNLQVWIQQAELLRADQQLEAAQQLLKTLADGVDAEQRRSVLPRLAELLDERGEHREAALLYRELLRPELETSNPIPA comes from the coding sequence ATGGCGGTTCCGTTCTACCGCCAGGTGATTGCGTTGCTGATGGGGCCCGAGAACGTCAGCCTCCCAGCCGCTGTTGTGCAGGCCGAAGACCAGCCCTCGGTCATCGCGGAAGCGGTTGTGCGCGAGACGGGGTTGAGCGGGGAGCTGGAAGCAACCCAGGCGAGCACTAGCGATGAGGCGCCGGCGGAGCTGAACCGCCAGTTGGAAGCCATCGTGGCGCAGTTGCAGCCCAACACCAGTGCCGAAGCGGCGGCAGCCCTGGCTGAGCTGAGCGAACGCTGGGGCCAGCCGAACGATGCTCTGCTCGCCGCTCAGGCCAAGGCGGCGCTGCTGCAAGGCGAGCTCGAGGTTGCCCTGGAGCACTTCGAGCAAGCCCTCGAGCTCAATCCCCACAGCGTGCACCACCGGCTCAATGCCGCCTCAGCCCATCTGGCCAGTGGCTGCCATCAAGTGTGTTTGACCCTGCTGGAGCCGCTCGTGGGGCAACAGGCCGTGATGAACGAGCTGGGTGTGTTGGGCAGTTTCCGCAATAACTGGATCCTGGCTCAGCTGGCAGACCAGAACATTGAAGCCGCCAGCGAAGCACTGGCACAATGGCTGGGTGATCAACCTGGAAGCGTGAATCTGCAGGTCTGGATTCAGCAGGCAGAGCTGTTGCGAGCTGATCAACAGCTGGAAGCGGCGCAACAACTGCTGAAGACGCTGGCGGATGGGGTCGACGCCGAACAACGCCGCTCCGTTCTGCCGCGACTGGCGGAGCTGCTGGATGAACGAGGAGAGCACCGCGAAGCGGCCTTGTTGTATCGAGAACTGCTCAGACCGGAGCTGGAGACAAGCAACCCAATCCCTGCATAG
- a CDS encoding integrase, with product MNLPFAWEEAAWVDALQHIKVIAKAFNEGGVDLKGAAKVATVVRSAHDTDWTAAAAAYRQHKQRVSDRTWRQKYTPVFEAALKALGSKNAPTNGVDLCDAALKRWEPGTRQRQIMRQSLSGFLRFCVQRRSFKSCWLPPAAVDGEYVNEKRIGYPLTDAQVLRLVDAVPDTAAGHRWRFALQLLAVYGLRPEDLRHLVTRNNGTELWSTYQKSKGGRKGARTAERRLYPLLVHDVDGAVDWNLQQRVHLKEELPPLGQPGKAGEALGTFLKRQPTWQSIAAEAAAEGQELVPYSFRHRYSATGHARGLQPKQMADAMGHSLEVHMGNYARFMTRDLASAFEAVNGQACLTHSGDAGQAVAVGG from the coding sequence ATGAACCTCCCCTTTGCCTGGGAGGAAGCGGCATGGGTTGATGCCCTGCAGCACATCAAGGTCATTGCCAAAGCCTTCAACGAAGGTGGCGTTGACCTCAAAGGTGCCGCCAAGGTCGCCACCGTCGTGCGCTCTGCCCACGACACCGACTGGACTGCTGCCGCTGCTGCCTACCGCCAGCACAAGCAACGCGTCTCTGACCGCACATGGCGTCAGAAGTACACGCCTGTCTTTGAGGCAGCGCTGAAGGCACTCGGCAGCAAGAACGCCCCCACCAACGGTGTTGACCTCTGTGATGCCGCTCTCAAGCGTTGGGAGCCAGGCACCCGTCAGCGCCAAATCATGCGCCAATCACTCAGCGGCTTCCTCCGCTTTTGCGTTCAGCGCCGCAGCTTCAAATCCTGCTGGCTGCCACCTGCTGCCGTTGATGGTGAATACGTCAACGAGAAGCGCATCGGCTATCCCCTCACCGATGCTCAGGTGCTGCGTCTGGTGGATGCGGTGCCTGATACCGCCGCAGGGCACCGCTGGCGCTTTGCCCTGCAGCTGCTCGCCGTCTACGGCTTGCGCCCTGAAGACCTGCGCCATCTCGTCACCCGCAACAACGGCACCGAGCTGTGGTCCACCTATCAGAAGTCCAAGGGCGGGCGTAAAGGTGCTCGCACGGCTGAACGTCGCCTCTACCCCCTGCTCGTGCATGACGTGGATGGGGCAGTGGATTGGAACCTGCAGCAGCGCGTCCACCTCAAAGAGGAACTGCCGCCGCTGGGGCAGCCAGGCAAAGCAGGCGAGGCGCTTGGCACCTTCCTCAAGCGTCAGCCCACTTGGCAGTCCATCGCTGCTGAAGCTGCTGCTGAAGGGCAGGAACTCGTGCCCTACTCATTCCGTCATCGCTACAGCGCTACTGGTCACGCCCGTGGTCTGCAGCCCAAGCAAATGGCTGATGCCATGGGGCACAGCCTTGAGGTGCATATGGGCAACTACGCCCGCTTCATGACGCGCGACCTTGCCAGTGCCTTTGAGGCTGTGAACGGGCAGGCGTGTCTCACCCATTCAGGGGATGCAGGGCAGGCTGTGGCGGTAGGAGGCTGA
- a CDS encoding glycosyltransferase family 4 protein: protein MQIDLVHTNPNLLQADPCLLHAADLTAPLRIGYWAWELEAFPEGWESFLSSYDEIWCPSPFTAQALAQRSPIPVVSVPHYPDWPRLQVLQDRRRDRRPQAGRAFRFLCLFDFWSTTERKNPDGVIEAFWKAFPPGSSHLPPVELLIKTSSAEQFPAACNQLMAKTADDPRIHWQHQLLSSDDLDELLLSADVLVSLHRSEGFGLVLADAMAIGLPVMATAYSGNLEFMPQGSAALIPWQLIPIEHTSGDYRRGWLWADPDLNAAAAWMRDLASDPQVGARLAARGAVAVRERLSFERLAPVVRQRLGTLLLKPTRRELLNTSSPVLQSLG, encoded by the coding sequence GTGCAGATTGATCTGGTTCATACCAATCCCAATCTGCTGCAGGCCGACCCGTGTTTGCTGCACGCCGCAGACCTCACGGCTCCGCTCCGGATCGGTTACTGGGCGTGGGAGCTTGAAGCGTTTCCTGAAGGCTGGGAATCGTTCTTGTCCTCCTACGATGAAATCTGGTGCCCGAGTCCATTCACGGCGCAAGCGCTGGCACAACGCAGCCCAATTCCTGTGGTCAGTGTGCCCCACTACCCTGATTGGCCTCGCTTGCAGGTGTTACAAGACCGACGTCGTGATCGTCGTCCCCAGGCTGGCCGGGCATTTCGATTTCTCTGTTTGTTTGATTTCTGGAGCACCACGGAACGCAAGAATCCAGATGGTGTGATTGAAGCCTTCTGGAAGGCCTTCCCTCCGGGCTCATCTCACCTTCCGCCGGTAGAACTCTTGATTAAAACCAGTAGCGCCGAGCAGTTCCCCGCCGCCTGCAACCAGTTAATGGCCAAGACGGCAGATGATCCCCGGATTCATTGGCAACATCAGTTGCTTAGTTCCGATGATTTGGATGAGCTATTGCTCAGTGCCGATGTCCTGGTTAGTTTGCATCGTAGTGAAGGCTTCGGATTGGTGTTGGCAGATGCGATGGCCATCGGCCTGCCGGTGATGGCCACGGCTTATTCAGGCAATCTCGAATTCATGCCACAAGGAAGTGCTGCCTTGATTCCATGGCAGCTGATTCCGATAGAGCACACTTCTGGTGATTACCGTCGAGGTTGGTTGTGGGCAGACCCTGATCTCAACGCGGCAGCAGCTTGGATGCGTGATCTGGCGTCTGATCCACAGGTTGGCGCCCGCCTTGCTGCCCGTGGGGCCGTTGCTGTTCGTGAACGGTTGAGCTTTGAGCGTCTCGCGCCGGTCGTGCGTCAACGCTTAGGTACTCTATTGCTCAAGCCGACGCGTCGTGAGCTATTGAATACGAGCTCTCCAGTGCTTCAATCACTCGGTTGA
- a CDS encoding glycosyltransferase, which yields MALAHRFCSPSTHPLLPESCDLAVVLPFRNAQRWLAESLLALVNASQDLRWQLIAVDDGSTDQGGHLLRRLTAHWPAQQCILLRTPGIGVAAARNLAIRTTKAPIIALLDADDAALPRRLQAPLHHLRANPQLSHVHGGWLRVCPSGQSLSTVEPWRDGAAFDLRSALTHKAVLPSAWTLRRDALLAVGGFDESLSHAEDVDLMLRLAAAGHLGQWLKEPLVRYRVHPSAASAHTSAVIDGLAAVVDRHLIDQPQPWADQIRYGTLTWGAWRAWCSGDQLLALQTLRRARLSCPLPLVQRPVHFLEHISRSCLRDGIGFDRTSFCESSFWRQARELLLQPL from the coding sequence TTGGCGCTTGCCCATCGCTTCTGCTCACCATCCACCCATCCATTGTTACCTGAATCCTGTGATCTTGCGGTTGTTCTTCCCTTTCGCAATGCGCAGCGCTGGTTAGCGGAGAGCCTGCTCGCGCTGGTGAACGCGTCTCAGGATCTTCGTTGGCAATTGATCGCCGTAGATGACGGATCCACGGATCAGGGTGGGCATCTTCTTCGCCGCCTCACCGCACACTGGCCCGCGCAGCAATGCATCCTTCTGCGCACCCCAGGAATCGGAGTTGCAGCGGCGCGCAACCTTGCCATCCGCACCACCAAGGCGCCCATCATTGCCCTGCTCGATGCCGACGATGCGGCCCTTCCCCGCCGTTTGCAGGCACCACTGCACCACCTGCGGGCCAATCCGCAACTGAGTCATGTGCACGGAGGGTGGCTTCGGGTGTGCCCCAGTGGGCAATCCCTAAGCACCGTTGAACCTTGGCGCGATGGAGCAGCGTTTGATCTGCGCTCCGCCCTCACCCACAAGGCTGTGCTGCCCAGCGCCTGGACTCTGCGTCGAGACGCCCTGCTTGCTGTGGGCGGCTTCGATGAGAGCCTCAGCCACGCCGAGGATGTGGATTTAATGCTCCGCTTGGCGGCTGCAGGGCATCTCGGCCAGTGGCTGAAGGAGCCCTTGGTGCGTTATCGCGTGCATCCATCGGCCGCCAGTGCCCACACCAGCGCCGTGATCGATGGCCTTGCCGCTGTGGTGGATCGCCACTTGATCGATCAGCCCCAGCCCTGGGCTGATCAGATCCGCTACGGCACCCTCACCTGGGGGGCTTGGCGGGCTTGGTGCAGTGGTGATCAGCTCCTTGCTTTGCAAACGCTGAGGCGCGCCCGCCTCAGCTGCCCCTTACCCCTGGTGCAGCGACCTGTGCATTTCCTCGAACACATCAGCCGCAGTTGCCTGCGCGATGGCATCGGCTTCGATCGCACCAGCTTCTGTGAAAGCTCCTTTTGGCGCCAGGCCCGGGAGTTGTTGCTCCAACCGCTGTGA
- a CDS encoding mannose-1-phosphate guanylyltransferase/mannose-6-phosphate isomerase, with protein sequence MTPLVPVILCGGTGTRLWPLSRASYPKQYWALAGDGDDTLLQQTQQRLNGIQGLQPPLLICHEDHRFIVAEQMRQIGVDPGVILLEPMGRNTAPAVAVAALHATAHGDDPLLFVLAADHVIRDAAGFRQSVEAGRAAAEAGQLVTFGIVPTAPETGYGYIEAAEGVSGTQSPVPIARFVEKPDRATAEQFLASGRFTWNSGMFLFKASAILAELERLAPDVVSACRAALEHDSEDLDFLRLEREAFAGCPNVAIDVAVMVRTDRGAVVPLDAGWSDVGSWSTLWETATQDSSGNVLRGRVISEDSRNCYLRSEHRLVVGLGVENLVVVETDDVVLVAHRDRAQDVKSIVGLLEVEGAPESKAHRRIYRPWGSYDGITEGERWQVKKIVVNPGASLSLQMHHHRAEHWIVVRGTAVVERDGQEQLVGENQSTYIPLGCKHRLSNPGKIPVEMIEVQSGPYLGEDDIVRFEDRYGRTSTSLHHQSSTAIT encoded by the coding sequence ATGACTCCTCTTGTTCCCGTCATTCTCTGCGGCGGCACTGGCACGCGGCTCTGGCCCCTGTCCAGAGCCAGCTACCCCAAGCAGTATTGGGCTCTCGCCGGCGATGGTGATGACACCCTTCTTCAGCAAACCCAGCAGCGGCTGAATGGCATTCAGGGGCTCCAGCCTCCGCTCTTGATTTGCCATGAAGACCACCGCTTCATTGTGGCTGAGCAGATGCGCCAAATCGGTGTGGATCCGGGTGTGATCCTGTTGGAGCCGATGGGCCGCAACACAGCGCCAGCCGTCGCGGTAGCCGCTTTGCATGCCACCGCCCACGGCGACGACCCTTTGCTCTTCGTTTTAGCGGCTGATCATGTGATTCGCGATGCGGCCGGATTCCGGCAGAGCGTTGAAGCGGGCAGAGCCGCCGCGGAAGCCGGCCAGCTGGTGACCTTCGGGATCGTGCCGACAGCACCGGAAACGGGATACGGCTACATCGAGGCTGCCGAAGGTGTTAGCGGCACTCAGTCGCCGGTGCCGATCGCACGATTTGTGGAGAAGCCCGATCGCGCCACCGCCGAACAATTCCTAGCCAGCGGCCGCTTCACCTGGAACAGCGGCATGTTCCTGTTCAAGGCCAGCGCGATCTTGGCGGAGCTTGAACGCCTGGCCCCGGATGTGGTGAGTGCCTGCCGGGCCGCCCTGGAGCACGACAGCGAAGATCTGGATTTCCTGCGGCTCGAACGCGAAGCCTTCGCCGGTTGCCCCAACGTGGCGATCGATGTGGCCGTCATGGTGCGCACCGACCGGGGCGCCGTTGTGCCGCTCGATGCGGGCTGGAGCGATGTGGGCAGCTGGAGCACCCTCTGGGAAACGGCCACTCAAGACAGCTCGGGCAACGTGTTGCGGGGCCGCGTGATCAGTGAAGACAGCAGGAACTGTTATCTGCGCAGTGAGCACCGCCTGGTGGTGGGACTGGGCGTCGAGAACTTGGTGGTGGTGGAAACCGACGATGTGGTGCTGGTAGCTCACCGCGATCGCGCTCAAGATGTGAAATCGATCGTGGGATTGCTCGAGGTTGAGGGAGCGCCAGAAAGCAAGGCCCATCGCCGCATTTACCGCCCGTGGGGCAGCTACGACGGCATTACCGAAGGCGAGCGCTGGCAGGTGAAGAAAATCGTGGTGAATCCAGGTGCCAGCCTGTCGCTACAGATGCACCACCACCGCGCCGAGCACTGGATCGTGGTGCGCGGCACCGCCGTGGTGGAACGCGATGGCCAAGAGCAGCTGGTCGGTGAAAATCAGAGCACCTACATCCCCCTGGGCTGCAAGCACCGCCTGTCTAACCCTGGCAAGATCCCCGTCGAGATGATCGAGGTGCAGAGCGGACCTTACCTAGGCGAAGACGATATCGTTCGCTTTGAAGACCGCTACGGCCGCACAAGTACGTCACTGCATCACCAGTCCTCAACAGCAATCACATGA
- a CDS encoding glycosyltransferase, protein MGKYFAACGQLDRAEQHQTLSCQFDPQLGWNWFALAELLLELKRYEKAWACFRRAREALPEEHWIADHDAALQLTHLLGGEPLERGGSAGSYKLWCAALEPRLPLSSRRLAQPWWLEPPDSMPQQGWIVLMHRAAKLRAGGLQAIEQWLEQCPADAQPDLIYCDEDRLIEHERRDPWFKPGWCWESYWAMPWLESLSAWRVSWLRLKQLPLPPLEPEEQQQWIWRALEQRPCPGMVPQVLVHRLDQACEATAEQVNALKAHLQRMGEGDVRVGASDQVKGGLSLQWPTPTEQRCRIVIPTRNQAPLLAACLQSLETTLKGGAVGWEIVVIDNGSTEADLEALLKQWQGKLGERFSVVRDARAFNWSLLNHRGVVHNSATDQQPELLLFLNNDIEAIEAGWLEAMASQACRESIGCVGANLLYPDGSLQHGGVVVGLHGGADHAYRGLPHRHRVHRGRSQLLSNWGAVTGACLMVRRSLYEQAGGFDPALPVEFNDVDFCLRLGQAGYRHVIPPEAVLIHKESQSRDCRNSPTEQSALRLMRARWGTRLSTCRPWWPEASDPTQADGRAREWALAG, encoded by the coding sequence TTGGGTAAATACTTTGCAGCATGCGGTCAACTGGATCGGGCTGAGCAGCATCAAACCCTTAGTTGCCAATTCGATCCCCAGCTCGGCTGGAACTGGTTCGCCTTAGCGGAGCTCTTGCTTGAGCTCAAGCGCTATGAAAAAGCCTGGGCCTGTTTCAGGCGTGCCCGGGAAGCTCTACCGGAAGAGCACTGGATTGCAGACCATGACGCTGCACTGCAGCTGACACACCTGTTGGGCGGAGAGCCGCTGGAACGCGGGGGCTCAGCTGGCAGCTACAAGCTGTGGTGTGCCGCATTGGAGCCGCGCTTGCCGTTGAGCAGCCGGCGGCTGGCACAGCCGTGGTGGTTGGAGCCGCCTGATTCGATGCCGCAACAAGGCTGGATTGTGCTGATGCATCGGGCAGCGAAGCTGCGCGCTGGTGGCCTGCAGGCCATCGAGCAATGGTTGGAGCAGTGCCCTGCCGATGCCCAACCCGATCTGATCTATTGCGATGAAGATCGGCTGATCGAACACGAGCGACGCGATCCCTGGTTCAAGCCGGGGTGGTGCTGGGAGAGCTACTGGGCGATGCCCTGGCTTGAGTCGTTGTCAGCCTGGCGCGTGAGCTGGCTGCGGTTGAAGCAACTGCCGCTGCCACCGCTGGAGCCAGAGGAACAACAGCAGTGGATCTGGCGGGCCTTGGAGCAGCGCCCCTGCCCAGGCATGGTGCCCCAGGTGCTGGTGCATCGCTTGGATCAAGCCTGCGAGGCAACGGCTGAACAGGTGAACGCCCTAAAGGCTCATCTGCAGCGGATGGGGGAGGGAGACGTTCGCGTTGGCGCCTCCGATCAAGTGAAAGGTGGCCTGAGCTTGCAGTGGCCGACACCCACCGAACAGCGCTGCCGCATCGTGATCCCCACGCGCAACCAAGCGCCGCTGCTCGCAGCTTGCCTCCAAAGCCTGGAGACCACTCTCAAAGGCGGGGCTGTGGGCTGGGAGATCGTGGTGATCGACAACGGATCCACCGAGGCTGATCTCGAGGCTTTGTTGAAGCAATGGCAGGGGAAGCTGGGGGAGCGCTTCAGCGTGGTGCGTGATGCGCGTGCGTTCAACTGGAGCCTTCTGAACCACCGCGGCGTGGTGCACAACAGCGCAACTGATCAACAACCGGAGCTGTTGCTCTTTCTCAACAACGACATCGAGGCGATCGAGGCTGGCTGGCTGGAGGCCATGGCCTCCCAAGCCTGCCGCGAGAGCATCGGCTGCGTGGGCGCCAATCTGCTCTATCCCGATGGCAGCCTGCAACACGGTGGCGTGGTGGTGGGACTGCACGGGGGCGCTGATCACGCCTATCGCGGCTTACCGCACAGGCATCGCGTGCACCGCGGTCGCAGTCAGTTGTTGAGCAACTGGGGGGCCGTGACCGGGGCTTGCCTGATGGTGCGCCGCAGTCTTTACGAGCAGGCGGGGGGATTTGATCCGGCGCTACCGGTTGAATTCAATGACGTGGATTTCTGCCTGCGGCTCGGGCAGGCGGGCTATCGGCATGTGATTCCACCGGAAGCGGTGCTGATCCACAAGGAAAGCCAAAGCCGCGATTGCCGCAACAGCCCAACAGAACAGAGCGCACTGCGGCTGATGCGAGCGCGCTGGGGAACACGGCTTTCCACCTGTAGGCCCTGGTGGCCTGAAGCGAGTGATCCAACCCAGGCGGATGGCCGCGCCCGCGAGTGGGCTTTAGCTGGATGA